Part of the Thermodesulfobacteriota bacterium genome, CGACTGTGTGGCGGGGGGGCACCCGGACAGCGCAGGGAGCACCGTATCCCATGGATCGAAGGCGTTTTCAGGAACTGGCCGAGGAGGCGTTCGACGCCTTGCCCGAGGAGCTCCTCGGGTACGTGGACAACGTGGTCTTCGTGGTGGAGGACTGGCCCGATGACGAGACGCTGGGGGAGATGGAGATCGAGAGCCGCTACGGGCTCCTGGGGCTCTACCAGGGGGTGTCCCTCGCGGAGCGCGGCGTGGACACGAGCGGGGTGCTCCCCGACCGCATCCTCCTCTACCAGCGCCCCATCGAGC contains:
- a CDS encoding metallopeptidase family protein — protein: MDRRRFQELAEEAFDALPEELLGYVDNVVFVVEDWPDDETLGEMEIESRYGLLGLYQGVSLAERGVDTSGVLPDRILLYQRPIEHWAREDGLEVFDVIYDTLLHEIGHHFGLDEEDLARLEGWEPEAD